DNA sequence from the Selenomonadales bacterium genome:
GATGCAGACGAGCGACCGACAAGACCTGTCCTCCGCGTCGTCGAATCGGACGATCGCGCAAAAACTGACGAGCCTGAGCCCGGTGCAGGCACTGACAAATAACAGTGTGCTTCGCAGCAAGACGGTGCTTTTCGTTGCGCTTGCACTCCTCCAGCTTGCCATACCGTTCTATCTGGCAGGATCGTACAGCAGCGTTCTTACCGAAGGCGACACATACCGATTCGCACTCAAAGCGACCAAGGCTACGGATATCCGCCACGGCAGCTATGCGTATCTCAACATCGAAGAAGATCACGGCCCGTACCGTTCGCATATGAAACGCGGCGATACCGTCTACGCCATCCTCGATAAGTCGAAGCTCGGTCTGGCGCGCGTTATCGAAGTGCGCTCTACCGTCCCCGAAGGACATGACTACATCACAGCCGAAGTCTACGATATCCGCGGCGGCGAAGCGTATCTTACGTATCCGTTCTCGCTCTACTACTTAAA
Encoded proteins:
- a CDS encoding GDYXXLXY domain-containing protein, translating into MQALTNNSVLRSKTVLFVALALLQLAIPFYLAGSYSSVLTEGDTYRFALKATKATDIRHGSYAYLNIEEDHGPYRSHMKRGDTVYAILDKSKLGLARVIEVRSTVPEGHDYITAEVYDIRGGEAYLTYPFSLYYLNDEDRRHLEIESLKDKMQYTVTVKVKDGKAVAEKLNFNE